CGGGATTGTCACGCAGGCGCTTATCTATTTTTTGTTGTTTGATTTGCAGCACATCGGCCAGCTCGCGCCAGCGTACTTCATCCTGGTAAAAAGCCTGTTTGCGGGCACTGAGCTCAGCGGCATTATCGGCCAGCGCCTGAGTATCTTCCCCATTGCGACGCGCCTTTCTCAGCACTTTTTTAGTCAAAGCTTTATCCAGTGCCTTAGGGTCGGCATAAACGCTGACCACAGGAACACTGACAGCCAGTTCTTTGCCATTACGATCGAAGATCATACCGCGCTGCACCCGTACGGTTTCAACCCGCACTGTGCGCTTGGCATTTTCAGAGCGGGCTTTGTCGGGCTCAATCACCTGTAAATAGGCAGCACGGGCGATCAGTGCGGCAAAAACCAGCACCAGCATCACGCTGACCAGCGCAAAGCGCCAGCTGATTAAGTTAACTGAGGTCTTTTTCGCCGGGCTCATGGTAGTACGATCACCTGCTCTTCTTTACTGGTTGGCCGCTTCATCTGTAACTGGGTTCTGGCGACTTCTTCAATGCGTGCATGCTGGGAATAAAACTCTTCCTCAACCAGCAAGTAGCGCCACTCCAGATCCAGTTCATCCCGCTTTTGTAATAGCTTATCCTGCTCAATCAACTGCTGGCGGGTCAGGTGTGTTACCTGCACCACCGCAAGCGCCGACCCTAAGGTCAACGCCAGCAACACAAACGTCAGCTTGTTGGCCAGCAGTAACTGGCACATTTCTAAAAATAACTTGGGCTGACGCTGATGCTTTTTCATTACAGTTTCTCGGCAATTCTCAACACAGAGCTGCGCGCGCGCGGATTGGCATCGATTTCTGCCTGGCTGGGTTTAATGGCTTTACCCACCGCCTTCAGTGTCAGGTTTTGCTTAAGCTGCGCATCTGTCAGCGGCAAACCACGTGGCACAGCCTCCCCTTTACTTTGTTTTTTAATAAACTGTTTAACAATGCGATCTTCCAGTGAATGGAAGGAGATCACCACCAGGCGACCACCCGGCTTTAATACCGCCAGAGCGGCCTGCAATGCCGTTTGGATCTCTTCAAGCTCACTGTTGATGTAAATGCGAATGGCCTGGAAGGTGCGCGTGGCCGGGTGCTTATGCTTGTCTTTGACCGGCACCGCTTCATCAATCAGCTCTGCCAATTGCTTGGTTGAAGTGATCTCTGTGTGCTCGCGGGTTTCAATGATCTTGGTCGCAATACGACGGGCAAACTTTTCTTCACCGTATTTTTTGATCACAAACACCATATCTTCCAGCTCGGCTTCTGCCAGCCACTGCGCGGCACTGCGACCAGCCGTCGGGTTCATACGCATATCCAGCGGACCATCTTTCATAAAGCTAAAGCCGCGCTCGGCGTCATCAAGCTGAGGTGAAGACACGCCGATATCCAGTAAGATACCATCAACCTTACCAAGCAGACCGGCATCACGGGCGACACTCTCAATGTGCGAAAAGCGATTGTGGGCAATACTAAAACGCGGATCATCGGCGAACTTCTGTGCCGCCGCAATCGCTTGCGGATCCTGATCTATCGCCTGTAAGCGGCCCTGCTCATTGAGCCGCTTGAGTATTTCACCCGAGTGACCTCCGCGGCCGAATGTACCGTCGATATAAGTGCCATCGGGTTGGATATTCAATGCATCCAGCGTTTCAGCCATCAACACTGAAATATGTTGCCATTCTGTCGCCATAAAATTTGGTTTTCACCCCAGTTATAAAGAAAAGTCATCCAGCTCAGGGCACGCTTCTACGTCACCACTGCGCTCAATCTCAGTATCGGCCTGCATTTGCTCATACCAGCGTGTTTCGTCCCAGATCTCAAATTTATTGAGCAATCCGACCAGCATCAGCTTTTTGCCAAGGCCAGCATGGGCACGCAACGTGGGCGCCAGTAAAATTCGACCATTTTTGTCGAGCTGATATTCTTCCGCATGCCCTAAAAGCATGCGCTGCCAGCGTCTGACTCTGGGGTTGGTGTTGGATAGTCGTTGTAATCTGGATTCAATTTCGCGCCACTCAGACAATGGATAAAGCCACAGGCATGGTTCATTGATCGCAATAGTGCAGATCACGGCCCCCTGTTCTTCAGACAGCAGCGGCTGGCGATACCGGGTTGGTATCGAAAAACGCCCTTTGTCATCGAGGCTCAATGAGCTTGCACCGCGGAACATAACTATCCGCTCGGCCTGATACGATTAACCAATCTTTGATCCAATTTGATCCACTCTAACCCACATTTTCCCACAGGATGACAGTCTAGGGCTTGACAAGCCTTTTTGTCAAGTTGGATCACACGGCTTGACTCGCCTACAGGCCAGAAAAATCGCGGGTTTTGCGGAACTCCATGAATTCGGTGGGAAAATGTGGGCAGACAAATAATATGGGATCTTTTTACGTAAAAGCGTCCCTTTTTTGATAACTGTGGAATATTTCATTCATGAAATTTTTACGCGCCGTGGTGTTACCAAAAAGCCGAAAAATTAATAACTCTCGACTAGTATTTAGCTTAAACGGGTTGGTTAAAGCGCGCTGCGCTTGTATCATGCCGCCACCTTAAACCCAGGCGAGTTTTTATTATTAAAGAAATATCAATAAAACAGCGATTTTACCGATTGATGCTAATACTCAGTCTGCCTGGCTTTTTGCTGATCCTGGCCCTGTTGTTCGCGCAGCGCAGCAACATGCTGCAACTACAGGAGCAACAGGCCCTGATGTATGCCAATCAGGTTGCCACATTACAACATGCCGAAGTGGCCGCCACACAAACGTTGCTGCAACAACTGGCCTATCAGCCCGACAATTTGCAACACGATGATGGTCGCTGCCCACAACTGCTGTCCAATGCACAGCATCTGTCGCCCAGCTTTGCCAACTTTGGCCTGGCCACGCCTGATGGTAACGTCACCTGCTCTTTATCTAAGATATCGGGCCCTATCTCCATTGCCGATCGTCCCTACTTTCAGCAGGCAATTGATGAGGGTGCTTTTAGTATTGGTGAGTATCAGCATGACAGAAGTATCGACAGTGCCACGCTCAACTTTGCCCATCCAGTTTATCAGCATGGTCAGCTGGTGATGGTGATCATTGCCGTTAAACGCTTGTCACACTGGAGCCGTTCACTGTCCAGACTCACGCTGCCTCAGGGCACCCGCGTGATGATTGCCGATCACACCCGTGCGATTGTGGCCGAATACCCTTACAGTACCGAGCCTTTGGGCAGAGCTGTCAGCTCAGACTGGCCAGCGAGCCTGAGCGAGCAGGCGGTGCTACTCAATGATGCCAATGGTCACCACTATGTGTATATTCGCCTGCCCTTACTGGCCGCACGCGGCGAGTTGAGCATCTATTTCGCTTTCCCATTTGAAGCGGCCTGGCAACAAACGCAGCGCCACTTTGCGCTGGTTTTAGGCAGCTTTTTTATCTTGCTGTGCCTGCTTATCTGGCTGGCCCGTTATCGTCTCAACAAAACCCTGCTGCAACCCTTAACGCAATTCAGGCAAGCCATTGCGGCGCTGGCACAGGGACGCACACTGGATCTCACCCGCCACACCATGCCACAGGAACTGGCAGTACTGGGTGAGCATTTTGAAAACATGGCCAAGGTACGTCTGCAAACCGAACAACAGTTAACCCATAAACATACTGAACTGCAAACCCTGCTGTCGGCGCTGCCCGACAGTTACCTGCGCGTCGATACACAAGGGCAGGTGCTTGCTAAACACGGTAACCTGGTGCAACAAGGCAATACGCTGAGCGAACTGTTTCCACACCATATTCATAAACGGATCCGGGTTGCACTAACACTCCTTAAAGAGCAGCCTCAGCTGCTGTTGGAATATACCCAGGGCGAAAATCAACAGGGCTATGAAGTACGTGTTCAGGGCATGAGCCATGGCGAAGAAGCCGTGATAGTGATCCGAGATATCAGCCACCGCAAGCGCCAGGAAGAAGCGCTCAATCTGGCGGCGCTGGTGTATAACAACTCCAGTGAGGGCATGGTCATTACCGATGCCCATGGCTATATCCTGGATGTTAACCGAGCCTTTGTTGAAGTGACCGGGTTCAGTGCGCAGGATGCCATTGGAAAAACCACCGCCATCCTCAACTCAGGCAAACACGACCGCGACTTTTACCGCCAGATGTGGCATGCACTCAACGACACCGGACGCTGGCAGGGCGAGATAGTTAACCAGCGCAAAAATGGTGAGCTGTATACCGAGTGGCTGACCATAGATACAGTTTATGATGAGCAAGGCGCGTCCTACCGCAGAGTCGCCATTTTTACGGACATTACCGACAATAAACGCAAAGATGAGCAACTTTGGCGACAAAGCCACTATGACTCACTGACCGATCTGCCCAATCGTACCAGCCTGAAAAAGCATCTCAATACCTTGCTTGAAACACCTGGCACATCGCTGGCCATTTTGCTGCTGGATCTCGATCACTTTAAGGATATTAATGACACCTTAGGACATTATTATGGCGATCAGTTGCTGACCCAGGTTGCCAAAGCGCTGCAATCATTGGAACAACCAGGCCTGACGTTATCGCGGATCGGTGGCGATGAGTTCGTGATCATCTGCGAACACTGCCGCACGCAAGCGCACGCCATTTCGCTGGCGGAGCGTGTACTGAATGTATTTAAGCAAGACTTTATTCTCGAAGGGGAACACTGTCAGATAGGCGCCAGCATTGGCATTGCGCTTAGCCCCAGAGACGGTGA
The Pseudoalteromonas viridis DNA segment above includes these coding regions:
- the ftsL gene encoding cell division protein FtsL, translated to MKKHQRQPKLFLEMCQLLLANKLTFVLLALTLGSALAVVQVTHLTRQQLIEQDKLLQKRDELDLEWRYLLVEEEFYSQHARIEEVARTQLQMKRPTSKEEQVIVLP
- the rsmH gene encoding 16S rRNA (cytosine(1402)-N(4))-methyltransferase RsmH, with amino-acid sequence MATEWQHISVLMAETLDALNIQPDGTYIDGTFGRGGHSGEILKRLNEQGRLQAIDQDPQAIAAAQKFADDPRFSIAHNRFSHIESVARDAGLLGKVDGILLDIGVSSPQLDDAERGFSFMKDGPLDMRMNPTAGRSAAQWLAEAELEDMVFVIKKYGEEKFARRIATKIIETREHTEITSTKQLAELIDEAVPVKDKHKHPATRTFQAIRIYINSELEEIQTALQAALAVLKPGGRLVVISFHSLEDRIVKQFIKKQSKGEAVPRGLPLTDAQLKQNLTLKAVGKAIKPSQAEIDANPRARSSVLRIAEKL
- a CDS encoding bifunctional diguanylate cyclase/phosphodiesterase; this translates as MLILSLPGFLLILALLFAQRSNMLQLQEQQALMYANQVATLQHAEVAATQTLLQQLAYQPDNLQHDDGRCPQLLSNAQHLSPSFANFGLATPDGNVTCSLSKISGPISIADRPYFQQAIDEGAFSIGEYQHDRSIDSATLNFAHPVYQHGQLVMVIIAVKRLSHWSRSLSRLTLPQGTRVMIADHTRAIVAEYPYSTEPLGRAVSSDWPASLSEQAVLLNDANGHHYVYIRLPLLAARGELSIYFAFPFEAAWQQTQRHFALVLGSFFILLCLLIWLARYRLNKTLLQPLTQFRQAIAALAQGRTLDLTRHTMPQELAVLGEHFENMAKVRLQTEQQLTHKHTELQTLLSALPDSYLRVDTQGQVLAKHGNLVQQGNTLSELFPHHIHKRIRVALTLLKEQPQLLLEYTQGENQQGYEVRVQGMSHGEEAVIVIRDISHRKRQEEALNLAALVYNNSSEGMVITDAHGYILDVNRAFVEVTGFSAQDAIGKTTAILNSGKHDRDFYRQMWHALNDTGRWQGEIVNQRKNGELYTEWLTIDTVYDEQGASYRRVAIFTDITDNKRKDEQLWRQSHYDSLTDLPNRTSLKKHLNTLLETPGTSLAILLLDLDHFKDINDTLGHYYGDQLLTQVAKALQSLEQPGLTLSRIGGDEFVIICEHCRTQAHAISLAERVLNVFKQDFILEGEHCQIGASIGIALSPRDGDSSELLLKAADQAMYRAKSLGRNGYACFDSALRQQNEQRLVMLRDMRQALTDTQFVMYYQPIVTMQTRQIHKAEALIRWQHPDKGMISPGHFIPLAEETQLIHQLGEFAFQQTLQTLSHLQQRHGAFQISLNVSPVQFNAKHTSLLKWQEQLHDANLQPEDVVIEITEGLMMQGEGRSQVRLGQLIQQGFSIALDDFGTGYSSLAYLKQMDTDFIKIDKRFVDGIEHNEDDLVLCETMIMMAHQLGLKVIAEGIETATQHELLKQAGCDYGQGYFYAKPMSLADLEALLSEKPQQLQ
- the mraZ gene encoding division/cell wall cluster transcriptional repressor MraZ gives rise to the protein MFRGASSLSLDDKGRFSIPTRYRQPLLSEEQGAVICTIAINEPCLWLYPLSEWREIESRLQRLSNTNPRVRRWQRMLLGHAEEYQLDKNGRILLAPTLRAHAGLGKKLMLVGLLNKFEIWDETRWYEQMQADTEIERSGDVEACPELDDFSL